In the Theobroma cacao cultivar B97-61/B2 chromosome 1, Criollo_cocoa_genome_V2, whole genome shotgun sequence genome, one interval contains:
- the LOC18613117 gene encoding uncharacterized protein At1g03900: MSFDEEESFEHTLLVVREVSVYKIPPRSTSGGYKCGEWLQSDKIWTGRLRVVSCKDRCEIRLEDPNSAELFAACFVHPGQRESFVEPALDSSRYFVLKIEDGHGKHAFIGLGFNERNEAFDFNVALSDHEKYVRRENEKETGETSESDSHIDIHPAVNHRLKEGETIRINVKNKPSSGTGMLSAAGLSGGLSGSGKPKPLGLAPPPTGAGKIRSPLPPPPNDPATARMTSTSQGVGLRAPKENARRTDPLTDFSQLERNLPATGSGSKKTTASGWAAF, from the exons ATGTCGTTCGACGAAGAAGAGTCCTTCGAACACACCCTCCTCGTCGTCCGCGAAGTCTCCGTGTACAAAATCCCGCCCCGCTCCACCTCCGGCGGCTACAAATGCGGTGAGTGGCTCCAATCTGACAAGATCTGGACGGGTCGGCTCCGGGTCGTCTCGTGCAAGGACCGTTGCGAGATCCGATTAGAGGATCCCAACTCGGCTGAGCTCTTCGCCGCTTGTTTCGTCCACCCGGGCCAACGCGAGAGCTTCGTCGAGCCCGCCCTCGATTCCTCACGATACTTCGTGCTCAAGATCGAGGACGGGCATGGGAAACACGCGTTTATCGGGCTTGGGTTTAATGAACGGAACGAGGCGTTTGATTTCAACGTGGCGTTGTCCGATCACGAGAAGTATgttagaagagaaaatgagaaagagaCCGGTGAGACGAGTGAGAGTGACTCTCATATTGATATTCATCCCGCTGTTAATCACAGATTGAAG GAAGGTGAGACCATCCGGATTAATGTGAAGAACAAGCCATCTAGTGGAACTGGCATGCTTTCAGCTGCAGGATTGTCAGGAGGACTTTCAGGTAGTGGAAAGCCTAAGCCTTTGGGCCTAGCCCCACCACCCACTGGTGCAGGAAAAATAAGGTCTCCTCTCCCACCCCCTCCCAACGACCCTGCTACTGCTCGGATGACCTCTACTAGTCAAGGTGTTGGTCTAAGAGCACCCAAGGAAAACGCAAGACGAACTGACCCTTTAACAGATTTTTCTCAACTAGAG AGGAATCTTCCTGCTACTGGATCAGGATCTAAGAAGACCACTGCATCAGGATGGGCGGCTTTCTAA
- the LOC18613116 gene encoding protein CHROMATIN REMODELING 8, with amino-acid sequence MEEEEDRILLSSLGVTSANPEDIERDILAKAENNAGDGSEVGGSTEEEPTGKSESNDPSSLANQAKLLNKLRAIEFEIDAVASTVEEGRNVVSGDDRADHDADDDSTEKGNIEDDESVMHVSSLELTLQHALATDRLKSLKKTKAQLEKELSGLLVESSSEGIKHDKLIKDLVKEEPRPKRKSKEIQRPSKNQEKRKKTVSFNDDVDFDAVLDAASAGFVETERDQLVRKGILTPFHKLKGFERRLQQPGTSDGHSTPVEEDENDTLVSSSVARAAKSISEAAQARPSTKLLDTEALPKLDAPTFPFQRLRKPLKFPQTKEVEENKGLKRKKKRPLPDKKWRKHISREERDLEEGEDERDKLTSHDEEENQEDREDMDDSEPPYVTLEGGLKIPETIFSKLFDYQKVGVQWLWELHCQRAGGIIGDEMGLGKTIQVLSFLGALHFSNMYEPSIVVCPVTLLRQWKREARRWYSKFHIEILHDSAQDPAYEKSQAKSHGESDHESEGSLDSDYEGNFSSKSSKKWDSLINRVLRSKSGLLITTYEQLRLLGGKLLDIQWGYAVLDEGHRIRNPNAEITLVCKQLQTVHRIIMTGAPIQNKLSELWSLFDFVFPGKLGVLPVFEAEFAVPISVGGYANASPLQVSTAYRCAVVLRDLIMPYLLRRMKADVNVQLPKKTEHVLFCTLTADQRSVYRAFLASSEVEQILDGSRNSLYGIDVMRKICNHPDLLERDHSCQNQDYGNPERSGKMKVVAQVLKVWKEQGHRVLLFAQTQQMLDILENFLITSDYDYRRMDGHTPVKQRMALIDEFNNSDDIFIFILTTKVGGLGTNLTGADRVIIFDPDWNPSTDMQARERAWRIGQKRDVTVYRLITRGTIEEKVYHRQIYKHFLTNKILKNPQQRRFFKARDMKDLFTLNDDGENGSTETSNIFSQLSADVNIVGAQKDKQHKQKQLKAAVPDADPTASGKGNYSNTGLSKRKGKEKEKDDHGDGEVDEEKNILRSLFDAQGIHSAVNHDAIMSAHDEEKVRLEEQASQVAQRAAEALRQSRMLRSHDSISVPTWTGKSGAAGAPSAVRKKFGSTLNSQLVKPPGESSSNGIAAGAAAGKALSSAELLARIRGNQEEAVGAGLEQQFGLSSSSFNRARSVVNGATRSSSYVSSVQPEVLIRQICTFLQQRGGSTDSASIVDHFKDRIPPSNLPLFKNLLKEIAILEKDPNGSVWILKPEYGQQ; translated from the exons ATGGAGGAAGAGGAGGATAGGATCTTGTTGAGTAGTTTGGGGGTCACGTCTGCAAATCCTGAGGATATCGAACGGGATATCTTAGCCAAG GCGGAAAATAATGCTGGGGATGGTAGTGAAGTAGGAGGGAGCACTGAGGAGGAACCTACTGGAAAGTCCGAAAGCAATGACCCTTCCTCATTAGCCAACCAAGCAAAACTCTTGAATAAATTGAGGGCCATAGAATTTGAAATAGATGCTGTTGCATCCACTGTTGAAGAGGGGAGAAATGTTGTGAGTGGTGATGATCGAGCTGATCatgatgctgatgatgatAGCACGGAGAAAGGGAATATAGAGGATGATGAAAGTGTTATGCATGTGTCTTCACTTGAGTTGACCCTTCAGCATGCCCTAGCTACTGATAGACTGAAGAGCCTCAAGAAAACTAAGGCTCAACTTGAGAAAGAACTGTCTGGTTTACTTGTAGAAAGTTCATCTGAGGGCATTAAGCATGACAAGTTGATAAAAGACCTGGTGAAGGAAGAGCCTAGAccaaaaagaaagtcaaaagaaATCCAGAGACCCAgcaaaaatcaagaaaagaggaagaaaacagTTTCCTttaatgatgatgttgattttGATGCAGTGTTGGACGCGGCATCTGCTGGATTTGTAGAAACG GAAAGGGATCAACTGGTGCGGAAGGGAATCTTAACTCCTTTTCATAAGCTTAAGGGCTTTGAGCGTCGTCTTCAACAGCCTGGGACATCTGATGGGCACAGCACACCTGTTGAGGAAGACGAGAATGATACTCTTGTTTCTTCTAGTGTTGCTAGAGCTGCAAAGTCAATATCAGAGGCTGCACAAGCTCGCCCATCAACCAAACTACTTGATACTGAAGCTTTGCCAAAGCTTGATGCACCCACCTTTCCTTTTCAAAGGTTAAGAAAACCTTTGAAATTTCCTCAAACTAAAGAGGTAGAGGAGAATAAAGGTTTGAAACGGAAAAAGAAGAGGCCTTTGCCTGACAAGAAATGGAGAAAGCACATCTCTCGTGAGGAAAGGGATCTGGAAGAGGGAG AAGATGAGAGGGATAAGTTGACTTCCcatgatgaagaagaaaaccaAGAGGACCGGGAGGATATGGATGATAGTGAGCCTCCTTATGTTACACTTGAAGGTGGGCTAAAGATCCCTGAAACCATTTTTAGTAAACTTTTTGACTATCAAAAAGTGGGAGTGCAGTGGTTGTGGGAACTGCATTGCCAAAGAGCAGGTGGGATTATAGGGGATGAAATGGGTCTTGGCAAGACCATCCAGGTCTTGTCTTTTCTTGGAGCATTACACTTCAGTAACATGTATGAACCAAGCATTGTTGTCTGCCCTGTAACACTCTTGCGACAATGGAAAAGGGAGGCACGGAGATGGTATTCAAAATTTCACATTGAGATACTACATGATTCTGCTCAGGATCCTGCTTATGAGAAGAGTCAAGCCAAATCTCATGGAGAAAGTGATCATGAAAGTGAAGGTTCACTTGACAGCGATTATGAGGGAAACTTTTCTTCCAAAAGCAGCAAAAAATGGGATTCTTTGATAAATAGAGTTTTGAGATCAAAATCTGGGTTGCTAATTACAACTTATGAGCAACTCCGGTTGCTAGGGGGAAAGTTGCTTGACATACAATGGGGTTATGCAGTTCTGGATGAAGGACATCGAATCCGAAATCCAAATGCTGAAATCACTCTGGTTTGCAAACAGCTTCAGACAGTTCACCGTATAATAATGACTGGTGCACCAATTCAGAACAAGCTTAGTGAACTGTGGtcattatttgattttgttttccCTGGAAAGTTGGGTGTCTTACCTGTATTTGAGGCAGAGTTTGCTGTCCCTATATCTGTTGGTGGATATGCCAATGCTTCACCATTACAAGTATCCACAGCCTACAG GTGTGCTGTTGTCCTCCGTGATTTGATCATGCCTTATCTCCTCCGGCGCATGAAGGCTGATGTGAATGTCCAACTGCCTAAAAAGACAGAACATGTACTTTTTTGCACCCTTACTGCAGACCAAAGATCTGTTTATAGAGCATTTCTTGCTAGCTCAGAGGTGGAACAAATATTGGATGGGAGTAGAAATTCTCTTTATGGAATTGATGTGATGCGCAAGATCTGCAACCACCCTGACCTGCTTGAGAGAGATCATTCCTGCCAGAATCAAGACTATGGAAATCCTGAACGCAGCGGGAAAATGAAAGTCGTTGCCCAAGTGCTCAAGGTTTGGAAGGAGCAGGGCCATCGTGTTCTTTTGTTTGCTCAAACACAGCAAATGCTTGacattcttgaaaatttcttaattactAGTGATTATGACTATCGAAGAATGGATGGACATACTCCCGTAAAACAGAGAATGGCCTTAATAGATGAGTTCAATAACTCTGatgatatatttattttcattctgaCAACAAAAGTTGGTGGTTTAGGAACAAATTTAACAGGTGCAGACAGGGTGATTATCTTTGATCCTGATTGGAACCCATCGACAGACATGCAG GCGAGGGAACGTGCTTGGCGTATTGGCCAGAAAAGAGATGTAACTGTATATAGATTGATTACCCGTGGAACAATTGAGGAGAAGGTGTATCATCGGCAAATTTACAAGCATTTTCTTACAAATAAGATATTGAAGAACCCCCAGCAGAGAAGGTTCTTTAAAGCTCGAGATATGAAGGATCTTTTCACCCTGAATGATGATGGAGAGAATGGATCAACTGAAACATCTAATATATTCAGCCAGTTGTCTGCAGATGTAAATATTGTAGGTGCTCAGAAAGATAAGCAGCATAAGCAGAAACAGTTGAAAGCTGCTGTTCCTGATGCTGATCCTACTGCCagtggaaaaggaaattaCTCAAATACTGGTCTttcaaagagaaaaggaaaagaaaaggaaaaagatgatCATGGTGATGGTGAAGtagatgaagaaaaaaatattttgaggaGCCTTTTTGATGCCCAAGGGATACAT AGTGCAGTGAACCATGATGCCATCATGAGTGCCCATGATGAAGAGAAGGTGAGGCTTGAGGAACAGGCTTCACAGGTGGCACAAAGAGCAGCAGAAGCACTACGCCAGTCACGAATGCTTCGAAGCCATGATAGTATTTCTGTTCCAACTTGGACTGGGAAATCAGGAGCGGCCGGTGCACCATCAGCAGTGCGTAAGAAATTTGGGTCAACCTTGAACTCTCAGTTAGTAAAACCCCCAGGTGAGTCGTCTAGCAATGGCATAGCAGCTGGGGCAGCTGCGGGGAAGGCATTGTCTTCAGCAGAATTGCTAGCTAGAATTCGAGGAAACCAAGAAGAAGCAGTTGGTGCTGGGCTGGAACAGCAGTTTGGATTGTCTTCAAGTTCTTTTAACAGGGCAAGGTCTGTAGTTAATGGGGCTACTAGGTCTTCTTCTTATGTATCCAGTGTGCAGCCTGAAGTATTGATACGTCAGATATGTACATTTCTTCAACAAAGAGGTGGCAGCACTGATTCAGCGAGCATTGTGGATCACTTTAAAGACAGAATACCCCCAAGCAATCTGCCTTTGTTTAAGAATCTATTGAAGGAAATTGCTATACTAGAGAAGGATCCAAATGGATCAGTTTGGATTCTAAAGCCAGAGTATGGGCAGCAGTAA